In Mycetocola zhujimingii, one DNA window encodes the following:
- a CDS encoding SDR family NAD(P)-dependent oxidoreductase has protein sequence MSVALVTGANRGIGYETARQLVELGHLVYIGARDAERGGEAAASLGARFVQLDVTEDLSVAKALGTIGDVEGQLDILVNNAGIQEFGDIDGPMALRAFDTNAVGVVRVTEAALPLLKKSSNPTVVTVSSSAGSFWAVNNPDRVESQLRNLLYAASKAAATMLTVQYAKSHPDIKFNALEPGYTATDMTAAFDGGRPPAQSAQTVVRLAALAPDGPTGTFQDEDGHLHW, from the coding sequence ATGAGCGTCGCACTGGTTACCGGGGCAAACAGGGGCATCGGTTATGAGACCGCCAGACAACTGGTGGAGTTGGGACACCTCGTGTACATCGGCGCGCGCGACGCTGAGCGGGGTGGGGAGGCTGCCGCGTCGCTCGGTGCGCGATTTGTGCAGCTCGATGTGACCGAGGACCTGTCGGTAGCGAAGGCGCTTGGAACCATCGGGGATGTCGAGGGCCAGCTGGACATCCTCGTGAACAACGCGGGAATTCAGGAGTTTGGAGACATCGACGGCCCGATGGCGCTGCGAGCATTCGACACAAACGCGGTGGGCGTCGTGCGCGTCACGGAAGCAGCGCTCCCGCTGCTGAAGAAATCATCCAACCCGACGGTGGTTACCGTCTCAAGCAGCGCAGGGTCGTTCTGGGCGGTCAACAATCCCGACCGGGTCGAATCGCAACTGAGGAATCTCCTCTATGCCGCCTCCAAGGCGGCGGCCACCATGCTCACCGTCCAGTACGCCAAGTCGCACCCCGACATCAAGTTCAACGCACTCGAACCGGGGTACACCGCCACAGACATGACGGCGGCGTTCGACGGCGGAAGGCCGCCAGCCCAGAGCGCCCAAACCGTCGTGCGTCTGGCGGCCCTCGCCCCCGACGGTCCGACGGGGACGTTCCAGGACGAAGACGGGCACCTTCACTGGTGA
- a CDS encoding helix-turn-helix transcriptional regulator has product MIGVEVQHDANFLSQVLHDAPVPLWVIDDRGLVALANRAAIRFLGYRDGDDVVGGPSHELLHPHRPDGSPYPWHECPIVGSTGSHLASEWFVTRAGDTRLVHWSTRRIGDGRASTLLSFNAPDDTTAIPHTREQRTSGLPPVINPRLPSDVTHAQLRESMRRSIRDRFTDPAFSTTDLAADAHLSVRSVQAIFAGGGSSPAAEIRRLRLDHARAMLEEGHTVQAACQTSGFLDPGTFARTFRQRFGLAPSQVQRAASR; this is encoded by the coding sequence ATGATCGGCGTTGAGGTGCAACACGACGCGAACTTTCTGTCGCAGGTCCTTCACGACGCCCCGGTGCCCCTGTGGGTCATTGATGACCGGGGGCTCGTGGCCCTGGCGAACCGGGCGGCGATCCGCTTTCTTGGCTACCGTGACGGCGACGACGTCGTCGGCGGGCCGAGTCACGAGCTGCTGCACCCGCACCGTCCTGACGGATCTCCGTACCCGTGGCACGAGTGCCCGATCGTCGGCTCGACGGGGTCACACCTCGCGTCAGAGTGGTTCGTCACGCGCGCGGGCGATACGCGACTCGTTCACTGGTCAACCCGGCGTATTGGCGACGGGAGGGCGTCGACGCTCCTGAGCTTCAACGCACCCGACGACACCACAGCCATCCCCCACACTCGAGAGCAGAGGACTTCCGGCCTGCCACCGGTGATCAACCCACGGTTACCGTCGGACGTGACGCACGCACAACTTCGGGAGTCGATGCGCCGGTCGATCCGGGATCGATTCACCGACCCCGCGTTCTCGACGACGGATCTGGCAGCGGATGCCCACCTCTCCGTCCGATCGGTTCAGGCCATTTTCGCAGGCGGCGGTTCTTCACCAGCGGCAGAGATTCGTCGTCTTCGCCTCGACCACGCGCGCGCCATGCTCGAGGAAGGGCACACCGTTCAGGCAGCCTGCCAGACCTCGGGATTTCTCGATCCGGGCACGTTCGCCCGCACATTCCGGCAGCGGTTCGGGCTCGCTCCCAGCCAGGTTCAGCGCGCTGCGTCGCGGTGA
- a CDS encoding formate/nitrite transporter family protein, translating to MTYVTPKDFAVRMIDAGQSKVAMSTRDTLIRSYMAGAILALAAAFAVTISVQTGSPLLGAVLFPVGFCMLYLLGFDLLTGVFTLVPLAWLDKRAGVSLGAMLRNWGLVFVGNFAGALTTALLMAIVFTYGFSADVNEVGQAIGGIGEGRTVGYAEHGFAGMLTLFVRGVLCNWMVSTGVVGAMMSDSLPGKVIAMWMPIMLFFYMGFEHSVVNMFLFPIGLMLGGDFTIGDYLIWNEIPTVLGNLVGGLTFVGLMIYTTHVKTGPLRELRVKVKQ from the coding sequence ATGACTTATGTAACGCCGAAAGACTTCGCTGTCCGGATGATCGATGCCGGGCAGTCCAAGGTGGCGATGTCGACGCGCGACACGCTGATCCGCAGCTATATGGCCGGGGCCATCCTGGCGCTCGCCGCGGCCTTTGCCGTCACCATCAGCGTCCAGACGGGCTCACCGCTCCTCGGCGCTGTTCTGTTCCCGGTCGGATTCTGCATGCTTTACCTGCTGGGATTCGATCTCCTGACCGGTGTCTTCACACTGGTCCCGCTGGCCTGGCTCGATAAGCGTGCCGGGGTGAGCCTGGGCGCGATGCTCCGAAACTGGGGTCTGGTCTTCGTCGGTAATTTCGCCGGAGCCCTGACCACGGCGCTGCTCATGGCCATCGTCTTCACCTACGGCTTCTCCGCGGACGTCAACGAGGTCGGGCAGGCGATCGGCGGTATCGGTGAAGGACGAACCGTTGGCTACGCCGAACACGGCTTCGCGGGCATGCTGACCCTCTTCGTTCGCGGAGTGCTCTGTAACTGGATGGTGTCCACCGGAGTCGTCGGAGCCATGATGTCCGACAGCCTCCCTGGCAAGGTCATCGCTATGTGGATGCCCATCATGCTGTTCTTCTACATGGGATTCGAGCACTCCGTGGTGAATATGTTCCTGTTCCCGATCGGCCTCATGCTCGGTGGAGACTTCACCATCGGCGATTATCTGATCTGGAACGAGATTCCTACGGTGCTCGGCAACCTCGTCGGCGGCCTGACCTTCGTTGGGCTGATGATCTACACCACCCACGTGAAGACCGGTCCGCTTCGCGAACTGCGTGTCAAGGTCAAGCAATAG
- the cynS gene encoding cyanase encodes MTDWNARRDEATHNIRTAVARSESSWSDLAEELDRPLLWTIAALLGSHALPAELAQKAGQLLDLDEETVLALQEQPYRIAGDVLKADPTIYRFYELLGVYGPALKEAIHEEFGDGIMSAINCKVEMSRREDPEGDRVRIVIDGKFLKYQW; translated from the coding sequence ATGACTGACTGGAACGCCAGACGCGACGAGGCGACCCACAACATCCGCACGGCTGTTGCCCGCTCGGAATCATCGTGGTCCGACCTCGCAGAGGAGCTTGACCGACCGCTCCTCTGGACCATTGCAGCGCTCCTGGGTTCGCACGCACTGCCCGCCGAGCTCGCTCAGAAGGCAGGACAGTTGCTCGACCTTGACGAGGAAACCGTCCTCGCGCTCCAGGAGCAGCCCTATCGGATCGCGGGCGACGTGCTCAAAGCGGACCCGACCATCTACCGCTTCTACGAACTGCTCGGCGTGTACGGGCCGGCGTTGAAAGAGGCGATTCACGAGGAGTTCGGCGACGGCATCATGAGCGCGATCAACTGCAAGGTCGAGATGTCGCGTCGCGAGGACCCCGAGGGCGATCGCGTGCGCATCGTCATCGACGGCAAATTCCTGAAATACCAGTGGTGA
- a CDS encoding helix-turn-helix domain-containing protein — MSETTNPLGAYLRARRELVTPQQVGIPDGGVRRVPGLRREEVAMLAGISADYYLRLERGRDRNPSAQVLESIARVLNLNDEHVSHLLTLVADAPRQRRRQPRKETVPPGALKLLDSLAQPAFIEGRYFDVLASNALARALSPGLNVGGNQLRDLFLDQGEQALQPDWEDLTECFIANLRQAVGNDIDDPRFIELTGQLSLASPRFRQLWARHEVRGQHGTLVRFDHPQVGELVLNRERLSIGGADGVMLVVFHPDAGSSDAEKLALLASASVPTADPSHELQSQD; from the coding sequence GTGAGCGAGACAACGAATCCCCTCGGCGCGTATCTGCGGGCGCGCCGCGAACTGGTGACCCCGCAGCAGGTCGGCATTCCCGACGGTGGAGTCCGTCGCGTGCCCGGGTTGCGGCGCGAGGAAGTCGCCATGCTTGCCGGCATCAGCGCCGACTACTACCTGCGCCTCGAGCGCGGTCGTGATCGCAACCCCTCGGCCCAGGTGCTTGAGTCAATAGCTCGCGTGCTGAACCTCAACGACGAGCACGTCTCCCACCTGCTGACACTGGTGGCGGATGCTCCGCGCCAGCGGAGACGCCAGCCACGGAAAGAGACGGTGCCGCCCGGCGCCCTCAAACTCCTCGACTCCCTCGCCCAGCCGGCATTCATCGAGGGCAGATACTTCGACGTACTGGCCTCGAATGCACTCGCCCGGGCGCTCTCCCCCGGACTCAACGTTGGCGGGAATCAACTCAGAGACCTGTTCCTCGATCAGGGCGAACAGGCGCTGCAGCCCGATTGGGAAGACCTCACCGAGTGCTTCATCGCGAATCTCCGGCAGGCCGTCGGCAACGACATCGATGATCCACGCTTCATCGAACTCACCGGCCAGCTCAGCCTCGCCAGCCCTCGCTTCCGCCAGCTCTGGGCCCGCCACGAGGTCCGTGGCCAGCACGGAACACTGGTTCGGTTCGACCACCCTCAAGTCGGCGAACTCGTCCTCAACCGGGAACGATTGAGCATCGGCGGCGCAGACGGCGTCATGCTTGTTGTCTTTCACCCTGACGCAGGGTCGAGTGATGCAGAAAAACTGGCGCTGCTGGCATCCGCGAGCGTACCCACGGCGGATCCGTCACATGAACTGCAGAGCCAGGACTAG